tcaatctCAGTTACACACATCTATGAGAGCAAACTGGTCTACATTCTCAAGACATCATCTCCTAACCACAATTTAATACAAGCATCTGGCATAAATGAATTTTTCATTATATGATCTTGATAACCTTTTTCTAATTTCCTCTCACTTCcatcttctcaataaccagttTCTTAGCTTTTGCATTTCTCACATATTTTCTACCCTCAATGAACTAATCCTAAGATAATCTAAACAGTTCTAGTGCTGAATCAGCCTTTGTACAAACTCTGGTATTGGGTCTTTGTCCCAAATCAGATTCTTATTTATGTGGATGATTGAACATCAGAACCACTAATATAAGGCTAATTACACACACGATATGTACTTAAAAATATACACAGTCAAATAGTTAAAGGAGGCTGGCATGTTTCCAAACCTACTATGGTAAGGATAACGATACCAATGAATGATGGACACCTGTATAGCTTGCAACTATTCTCTTAACAGCAACACAGacacaaaaatgaaagaaacaaaaaaaaaatgtcacaaGAATAATGTTACATGAAGCTTGCAATAAAATCACCTAGGAATATATGtcatttaatataattatattcctCTATTTTCCTACAGAGTTTAGTCACTTTCTCATGTAGTATTACTTGATGGACAAATCCTAAAAGGAAGACAGATGAGTGTTATCTTATatcaagagttacttcccttccttcactctgtcagtactaagggaggtaactctggtaAATGATGTCACAGGACATTGACACTTTTTATGACTCAGAAATCTCACTGAGCAATTCGGAAGCTTGTTTTTAATAGTTTTCTTCTATCACCAACATCTGAGCTTTACTGAATAGTTTGAATCAACGGCAGTTTGAGCAGATTCATTTAATGCTTTTCCTTCtaatttttaatgtattttgtacaACACACAGAAATGTTTCAAGACCCcgtgttttgtttttagataACAGATTAATTTAGATTCTGTCTAAAGAAGCTAATTATGACACTTTACAAAGTCTTACTTAATATCACAATATCAAACACAATTAATTTCATTTCCATTCAAGCTTTGTTAACCCAGAGCGGTATCATCTATACTCCAGGGATAATTATCAGTGATAATGGCAGTGATAGAAACCCCTGGAATACTGAGAATGCCTAGTGCTATTGAATGGAAGTTTCGATCAGATAcaagtaaaataaaagaaaacaaaattcttATGAAACAACAAAACATGCACAATATCACAGGGATTGGCACAAAGTACATATAGATGGATGTATTTAAAATTGCACCAAAACCTCTGTGGtacattattatcaaaattaaagacacaaaaacaaacattaataaTGTACAGCTAAGTTAGTTACCAAGACTAAGGTAGATAACTCCCCAAGAATATTACCAGTCCTGGGCCAAGATAGCACTATTACACTGAGAACtcatatttttaatgatttatcaGTGTTGAGGAAAAACAAGcttaagggaagtaactctcagAGATCAGAATGCTGAACTAATTAAAAGAGGATAATCATTAATAATTAAAGCAACAATTGTAGCCCGAATCACATGTTTTAGTCTCTCACAATGGGCATCGATAAATATTAATAAGTGTATTTGATGAAAAAAGATCCCGTGCATCACTTATATTAATCTACAAATTAATACAGTTATGAATAAACACTGTTAACGTTTCTGGCGTCCCTTCTCCACCAATTTTAAAACGATCGTGAAAATTAATTGAACTTCTGTCAAACAGAAGTACACATAAGGCATGAAAAATTTCACAtccatatgtacatgtagaaagCATACCGTAAATATGTCCAACGGTACTCAAATGTTCCTACTAGATTTCTTTAAGTTAATAtattattcaatatatgtactgtacatgaattatctataaacaaaaaaatgaataacaaaGACATAAACAGATACCCTTGTTAACAACCatacaatatatacagaaaataaaatcagtCACACAGATTCTTGGTTCAACCAGAAGAGTAAtcataaaattgatattaaaaacTTTGAACAATTTTTCACAAGTTATTGGATATTTTCACCAATTTTTTGCCTTCCCAAACCTGACTATCAAACCTGTTTAATCAAACTCATCACTGGAGATATTGTTTGAATCTGACAAAGATCAAAggtcatttaaatgtttttaaaaaagaacAAAGCTTCAGTAATGTTTGCCATTTGTACGGAATAGTCTGTTTCACATTGATATTTACATTCATAAGCCATATTTTACAAGCTTTGTGGAATCTGTTGGATTACACAGAactattatatatttgtaaagaGGTTAGTTTCAtactatatttataaatagtCATAAGCCTTATTTTACAAGCATTAATGCAAAAATATAGTCCTTTTTCATACTAAAAGATAATGATGTATTCCTTTCTACTCTTTTACAATTATAACAATGAGACAAATAATCACATTTTAAATGTACCTGGTAGTTGTGAggtttataattcatttttaagaACTGCATGAATATCTATTTCTGATAAACATCAGCAAGCTAACATTGAAggtcaaattatttcaaaagaaaacattttgctTTCTCATTTCCTATCTGCTAAAACTTGGTCAAATATGGacgttaaagtgaacagtcgggcaaggatggctaaagtctgtaaaaatgatgtgaatgtatccagtataatttcttatggaatagaaaaataaactttctcgtcaatATCTGTCTGCGTATgtagaaattgatttaaagtataggaatcctaaaacgtcctcccggctgactatgtctgtggttacatttccaagcagcctcgctttcaatgctttcaacttttctttatttcgatggtcagaactgggaaacgtgaGTAGaccttgaccgtcgtattaatatgtgagaacttttggaaggccaattaacgcatttagactggttttctttgcccgactattcactttaatatgaTATTGATTTATTGAATTTTGTCTATTTAAGGAACAGATATTGACTTCATAACACCACAAAGTATTCAAGATGACCAGATATAAACTAAGCTAATTCAATTATGAATGTGAATTTTATGCAAACAATCTCCATATCTAAAACTAAATCTAAACAAAATCTTTGATTTGATTGAAAGAATCCAAACTATTTAATAAACATTCATCTAACTCCCATGAATATTTGATATTACTAGCACTTCCTTAACCCAATTCACCCCTAAATatacatttgaactcttctacaTGTAGATCTGGAGCACTTCATTCTGAAAATATAGGGATGAATTAAATAGTTAAAAGTCAATCTAATAATCGAATACTTCCTAGTAAAAGAATATTGCAAATAGTGAATTAAACTTCATTATACTTTTTGTAACTTAAGCTCATTAATTCAATGTCTCATCATGTATGATAAGAATGTCTCCGTCCTGCGCTGTATATCACATCCGAAATCCTTTGGCGTTTCCTTGTACATCACCACCACAAGGACTCCACAACACATGTTTAAAGTCTTCTATGGAATTTACAATAAGAATTATTAAATATGAATCAGTGAAAagcatacaacaataatataATTGTACATGTGGCTATCACACTTGCTATGATTATTGTATCTCTCCTCTTACGTAGGTTTACTTTCTGCATCAGTGAATTAATCAGTGGAAAACGATCTGATCAATGGTTAAGGTAAAACAATTGTCAATGAGAAATTAAAGCTCAAATCTATTTTTCAAGATAACATTATTATCTTGATaacagatacattgtatatatgtatgagagatgaataattttaaaattagatTAAATTCATAAAATACAATGAGAGACTTGCTACCAGATCTAAGTTGTTGATATTAAAGTCTTTCTCAGCTGTAGAGTATCttcccctagtttgaaacttaaaaTCTAGAATCAGACATGAACGCAGTAGagataaaaataatcaagccaaatgttggtgattttttcaaatttctagAGACAGGTGGCCAGTGTTACACCATGACAGAACAGTATTTTTTGCAAACCAGTAAAGTTTGAATGGGCTTGAATGCATGATGTATATtgctctttctttctttctttctttcttttgtaCCTTTATGTTGgctaaaattttaatttctatatCATGTAATTCTATCTCTAAGACTTTGAAAGGTGCTCCCTTTTTATCCTTCTCTCATAGACAAAAGCTATAACTATAAATACCATAGAAGggcaatttaattaaaattatacttataattcctatccaatacaagatctaacaacaccCTGTTTAGAGTCACCTCACCATGACCCCTCCGGTTAGCCAATTGCAATCAGAAAGTTGTCTACAGAGTTTCTGGTGTTGTTGATTCTCTAGGAAGTGTAAAGAGCTAACAGTTAATGCCAAGATGTTCTGATTCTAGGTCAGAGGTCAcgctgaggtgaccccgaatgggatgttgttagatcttgtactGGAGTCTATTGTAGTGcagcagaattacaagtctagttTTAATTAGATTACATGATAGAGCTAACACAATCAATTTTACACAGCCAAACACTGATGTGTCCCCACTATGAGACCGAACTCATACCTTCATTACAtggatattttatcaaaaaggaTACTTGCTACTGAAttcattttttgtgaaatagTTGACAACATTTTCTTCTGTGATTCCATATTATCTTTAGTCATCATGGCTACACTGATTTGTTCATCAATCATCCTTTCTGAGCTGttaatgaaaaacaaacatCACGTTCAAATCATTAATGAAATACCAGTAATTCTACAAAATACACTGTTTGGAATACGCCGGTTATGCTTTTATGAAGCAAAAATCTTAAAGTGAGAGAATTTTCATACTTAGACACTCGCATAATACTTTGGTTTTATAAGTtaaaagtcctattaacagccagaattttttttaggtttgttggtggaggaaagtctgAGTACCAGGAGAAcaaccaccgaccagtggtcaaatacctggcaactgtccacATAGGGTTCAAACTAGTaccccagaggtggagggcttataCAAGCATGATACAGGAGACTGAATACACTATAGATTTAGTACAATAAGTTCTTCTATCTATATTAAACTTAAAGTGCATAATTGATTCCTTTGTTGAAAGAGTTTTCAATTCAATCAAATAAGTTGATGTACTCTTAGTACAAACACATACAAAGAAAAAAGCAATTTATGTTATAAAGGTCACTTTCTAAAATCTCAATGAGATAACATAGAGTTGAAATTTTCCACTAACAAAAATGAGCTAATTTGTTGTACACTCATAAATACGGTCAGCACTAGGAATAGTTACATTGATGGTCCGAGGTCATCTTGGTGATCTAGataggagttacttcccttagacCATAATTGGATGGTAGCTAGTTTGTATACATGGTTGATTTTAACCATACTTTTAAACAAATCAGTAATTAAGATCACATTATAATGTAGACATTTGTAATCCATAGTATAGATATAAATTGCAAAATATGAAGAATTCAACGACATGCATGTGTTACATGTATGACGCATGCCAaagttaaagttgtatttcttgtaatttccaccatcacaaactgtcataaaacatacagtgtgtgaatatggatgcttatatatgatggttcagatccatgaaagcaccaacatactattgacatagcggtaaatgtcgcatgaaatatcacacgttttgaaagaaccgccacagtcaacgccatgtttcaaacttttggataatatcggaaaaccgagtaACATCTAGTAACATCGCGTGACCGATATCAGCGATATATATCGGAACCTCACGAGCCGTATCATGTGGTAAATATCGACAATATCCGTACAGATCTTAATAGATCGGCAGAGTTCAGATCCAATCTACTTTAAACATGTAcactttaaaaatcaatatcttaatttaattatctaataactttgcgaatacgaactttacaaaagtcggtaagtatcgaaagtttaaaacttaaaggtgcagagaaaaatatgtagaacactttaaatactttttctatgccaaaagtACAAGTCATAGACTATACAACTTTAAGTGActctaataaataattaaagaaGTAATAGGTCTGCCAATGTGTGTCTATAACAGTTACTGATATACTGACTACATTGGCAATAATCAACTCATTACAACTAAAGCTGTGTTATTTACTTACTTGCGTATGTGGTCATGTTCTTTAAGATATAGTTCTGACCTTCTATTTAAACCGGATGAATTTTTGTATGCACTGTAAATGAAGAATTACAAGAATtcacaatatgaaatatataaaatgtaacacCATCCATACAAACATAAAATTCAAATTAGCTGCAGCTTCCAATGGaattttctctatatattttgaCTTTGAAATCCTTGAGAATTTCTATTTGAGTCCATTTATAATACAAGGTTTTATAAAATTGTCTTTCAAAGctcatcaaaataaaatcttctAAAACTTTAATCTTTCATGAAAtcttaatataaaacaaacactcatttaagatctgAAATACGATTAAACTCGAATACTTTAAACTTACCGTATttaacccaataagtgcccttCCTACCTGTAAGttcccctccccctttttgaggcctcacaTTCACTACTAAGAAAACTATGTGGGTGATTTAtggtttacatacatgtaatttacattgtacaataactttacatgtaatttacattgtacaataactttacatgtaatttacattgtacaataactttacatgtaatttacattgtacaataactttacatgtaatttacattgtacaataactttacatgtaatttacattgtacaataactttacatgtaatttacattgtgTACAATAACTTTACgtgtaatttacattgtacaataactttacatgtaatttacattgtacaataactttacatgtaatttacattgtacaataactttacatgtaactttacattgtacaataactttacatgtaatttacattgtacaataactttactgtaatttacattgtacaatactaatacatgtacataactttacatgtaatttacattgtacaataactttacatgtaatttacatatgtaaataactttacatgtaatttacattgtacaataactttacatgtaatttacattgtacaataacttacataatttacatgtacaataactttctgtaatttacattgtacaataactttacatgtaatttacattgtacaataactttacatgtaatttacattgtacaataactttacatgtaatttacattgacataacaatgtaatttacattgtacaataactttacatgtaatttacattgtacaatattaactttacatgtaatttacattgtacaataactttacatgtaatttacattgtacaataactttacgtgtaatttacattgtacaataactttacatgtaatttacattgtacaataactttacatgtaatttacattgtacaataactttACGATAACTTTACgtgtaatttacattgtacaataactttacgtgtaatttatattgtacaataactttacatgtaatttacattgtacaataactttacatgtaatttacattgtacaataactttacatgtaatttacattgtacaataactttacatgtaatttacattgtacaataactttacatgtaatttacattgtacaataactttacatgtaatttacattgtacaataactttacatgtaatttacattgtacaataactttacatgtaatttacattgtacaataactttcatgtaatttacatttactttacatgtaatttacattgtacaataactttacattacattaactttacatgtaatttacattgtacaataactttacatgtaatttacattgtacaataactttacatgtaatttacattgtacaataactttacatgtaatttacattgtacaataattacttgtacatgtaatttacattgtacaataactttacatgtaatttacattgtacaataactttacatgtaatttacattgtacaataactttacatgtaatttacattgtacaataactttacatgtaatttacattgtacaataactttacatgtaatttacattgtacaataactttacatgtaatttacattgtacaataactttacatgtaatttacattgtacaataactttacatgtaatttacattgtacaatattacatgtaatttacattgtacaataactttacatgtaatttacattgtacaataactttacatgtaatttacattgtacaataactttacatgtaatttacattgtacaataataacttttacatgtaatttacattgtacaataactttacatgtaatttacattgtacaataactttacatgtaatttacattgtacaataactttacatgtaatttacatttacaatactttactgtaaataactacaattacatgtaatttacattgtacaataactttacatgtaatttacattgtacaataactttacatgtaatttacattgtacaataatttacatgtaatttacattgtacaataactttacatgtaatttacattgtacaataactttacatgtaatttacattgtacaataactttacatgtaatttacattgtacaataactttacatgtaatttacattgtacaataactttacatgtaatttacattgtacaataactttacatgtaatttacattgtacaataactttacatgtaatttacattgtacaataactttacatgtaatttacattgtacaataactttacatgtaatttacattgtacaataactttacatgtaatttacattgtacaataactttacatgtaatttacattgtacaataactttacatgtaatttacattgtacaataactttacatgtaatttacattgtacaatactttacatgtaatttacattgtacaataactttacatgtaatttacattgtacaataactttacatgtaatttacattgtacaataactttacatgtaatttacattgtacaataactttacatgtaatttacactgtacaataactttacatgtaatttacattgtacaataactttacatgtaatttacattgtacaataactttacgtgtaatttacattgtacaataacttacatgtaatttacattgtacaataactttacatgtaatttacattgtacaataactttacatgtaatttacattgtacaataactttacatgtaatttacattgtacaataactttacatgtaatttacattgtacaataactttacatgtaatttacattgtacaataactttacatgtaatttacattgtacaataactttacatgtaatttacattgtacaataactttacatgtaatttacattgtacaataactttacatgtaatttacattgtacaataactttacatgtaatttacattatacaataactttacatgtaatttacattatacaataactttacatgtaatttacattcAACAATAACTtcacatgtaatttacattatacaataactttatatataatttacaatgtacaataaCTTTATGAAAGGTTATTCCATCCTTGGTTCTATTTTCTGCCctcttatttgttttaatttttaagtaccatatgcatatatataggCACTTATTGGATCGAAAACGGTACTTATTTCAGAGCTCGGGTTGAATATGGTACTTATTTTAGAGCAcgggttgaatacggtatttATTTCAGCGCAAAAAATTAAGAGCgctaaaatatgaatatattgtgTAGTTTGAATATATTTGCGAAAGGTAATAAGTCGCACATTTTGTCTACAGTCAGGGATTTACGTAGCACATGCTGTCACACAGGCTACAGGGTGATTTGCGGAAATAAACCCCTGTGAATAAGTTCCAAACGGTATTACAAAAGTCTTCAACCTTTACATCTGTGAAATTTAACATCTAACTAGTACCACTAAAATAAGTTTACAGTAACTGAATGTGTCAACATGCATGATCCCACCGACATTGAATTCACAAAGTTTgactatatataacaatacctGATATCCCTCTGTACAGACCCCATGAGGTCTTCTCGCTCCCGTATGGCGGTAATGTTGGCCTTTGTTTTCTGGAATTCGTGAGTGTAGTCCTGTAATATGTCCCTATGTCTCTGTAGTGTATGTAACAGAGCTGCACTCGGTGAACTCACGCTGATGTTCTGGGTATAGTCTGCCATTCTGTCATTCACTTCTTGAAGCTTTAAAAAAGGAtgatattgaaaacaaaaatgatactTGAACAAATTGTTTGAGCACTAAGTACTGATAagtttaggtaaatcctatattttcacagaaatgatattttcatgatttcactTGTCTTACTATGATCAGAAAATATGTCATCTGTAAAATATTGAGATAAGTTGGCTCGTAAATTTAACACAGCtgaaattcaattttcttttaGCTAAAATCGGGAACATATTGACCAACACTAATAGCCAACTATGCGATAGTTCCAAGGTGGTGCAAGTATGATGTCTAAAAGTCTGTGGCTTATGTATCTTACACCAAATGTTGACCGATTGGCAACCGCAGTCCACAAACTTATGACAGCCTAGCTGCTACTTTACAGTCTTGTAAATTCTTTGATACTGCAGCCATACGTAAATGAACACAACCTACCTTAGATACCAGTTGTTCAATCTCCATTGCCATCGTTTCAAACATATGTTCACTACTCGTCTTATTGAGGAGGGGTGCTGACTCACTGGAAGTAAGAACACATTGAAATTATAATCTTGATGGAAATATCTAAAATcttattaggcaaaaaaaaataatatgtctgtttagggttacccgacagaccctaattttttatcccagaccctatttttttcccacttttctacgagAAATTTTTaaagtcaggatttcgatctttagagtgaaagacactaaaaaaaatcctcccaacctaccaaccctattttttttgccaatgtaacccttaaagatgctccaccgctgacaaatggtattttttcactatcaaaaacaggagaagacgattt
The Argopecten irradians isolate NY chromosome 9, Ai_NY, whole genome shotgun sequence DNA segment above includes these coding regions:
- the LOC138331447 gene encoding Golgi SNAP receptor complex member 1-like isoform X1, which gives rise to MADMGNFWEDLRKQARQLENEIDLKLVSFSKLGTNYSSHKEFGSVPGEGGQSPSSSESAPLLNKTSSEHMFETMAMEIEQLVSKLQEVNDRMADYTQNISVSSPSAALLHTLQRHRDILQDYTHEFQKTKANITAIREREDLMGSVQRDISAYKNSSGLNRRSELYLKEHDHIRNSERMIDEQISVAMMTKDNMESQKKMLSTISQKMNSVANRFPLINSLMQKVNLRKRRDTIIIASVIATCTIILLLYAFH
- the LOC138331447 gene encoding Golgi SNAP receptor complex member 1-like isoform X2, which gives rise to MADMGNFWEDLRKQARQLENEIDLKLVSFSKLGTNYSSHKEFGSESAPLLNKTSSEHMFETMAMEIEQLVSKLQEVNDRMADYTQNISVSSPSAALLHTLQRHRDILQDYTHEFQKTKANITAIREREDLMGSVQRDISAYKNSSGLNRRSELYLKEHDHIRNSERMIDEQISVAMMTKDNMESQKKMLSTISQKMNSVANRFPLINSLMQKVNLRKRRDTIIIASVIATCTIILLLYAFH